A stretch of the Actinoalloteichus fjordicus genome encodes the following:
- a CDS encoding SAM-dependent methyltransferase — translation MTSLPGGLPKVVDVEKPSAARVYDYYLGGNCNFAADRELAKKVATALPGVNEVARINRAFLGRVVRYCVKAGIRQFLDIGSGVPTVGNVHEVAQQVEPRSRVVYVDNEPVAVAHSEMILEDVDLAEVVHADLRDPASILESPHTPER, via the coding sequence ATGACTTCCTTACCTGGTGGCCTGCCGAAAGTCGTGGACGTGGAGAAGCCCAGCGCGGCGCGGGTCTACGACTACTACCTCGGCGGCAACTGCAATTTCGCGGCCGACCGCGAGCTGGCCAAGAAGGTGGCCACCGCGCTGCCCGGTGTCAACGAGGTGGCCAGAATCAACCGGGCCTTCCTGGGCCGAGTGGTGCGATACTGCGTCAAAGCGGGCATCCGACAGTTCCTGGACATCGGCTCCGGGGTGCCGACGGTCGGCAACGTGCACGAGGTCGCGCAGCAGGTGGAGCCGCGCAGCAGGGTCGTCTACGTCGACAACGAGCCGGTCGCGGTCGCACACAGCGAGATGATCCTGGAGGACGTCGACCTCGCCGAGGTCGTGCACGCCGATCTCCGAGATCCCGCGAGCATCCTCGAGTCCCCCCACACACCAGAGCGTTGA
- a CDS encoding SAM-dependent methyltransferase, giving the protein MIDFDQPVAVLMVALLHFIPDSDRPLDVIAAYRDRMAPGSMLAISHVTDESLTEGMHRLVEYYASSTNPVTMRKHDQVKSLFSGLELVAPGLVWAPEWQPEDPTSVGPHPENSGIHAGVGLKT; this is encoded by the coding sequence TTGATCGACTTCGATCAGCCGGTGGCGGTGTTGATGGTGGCGCTGCTGCACTTCATTCCCGACTCGGATCGGCCGCTGGACGTCATCGCGGCGTATCGGGATCGGATGGCGCCCGGCAGCATGCTCGCGATCTCGCACGTCACAGACGAGTCGCTCACCGAGGGAATGCACCGCCTGGTGGAATACTACGCGAGCAGCACGAATCCGGTCACGATGCGAAAGCATGATCAGGTGAAATCGCTGTTCTCGGGCTTGGAACTCGTGGCGCCCGGCCTCGTCTGGGCACCCGAGTGGCAGCCGGAAGACCCGACGTCCGTCGGCCCGCACCCGGAGAACTCCGGTATACACGCTGGTGTCGGATTGAAGACCTGA